A DNA window from Calliphora vicina chromosome 1, idCalVici1.1, whole genome shotgun sequence contains the following coding sequences:
- the LOC135953678 gene encoding uncharacterized protein LOC135953678 — MPDDLQIDPDGYFDIVEKPEQFLQIDKQIAPNTKGNVAGKSPAHVQHLLELAAAEADKEASISAKKARKKSQNHMPAFMFNSDVSKIQSNAKNIEHDTHHNFFYERNIIVEPSLPPEKLLTEKKDKGDDSQGIPKEKLRQMTLKRRLFKQLKGRKVRGPKRHKKRSNKAAKKHKKPKFLNRSEPIVPDPQQD; from the exons ATGCCCGACGATCTGCAAATAGATCCCGATGGTTATTTTGATATAGTTGAAAAACCCGAGCAGTTTCTGCAAATCGATAAACAAATT gcTCCTAATACCAAAGGAAACGTGGCTGGCAAATCACCTGCCCATGTCCAGCATTTGTTAGAGTTGGCGGCAGCAGAAGCCGACAAAGAGGCATCGATTTCCGCTAAAAAAGCAcgcaaaaaatcacaaaatcataTGCCAGCCTTTATGTTCAATAGCGATGTCTCGAAAATACAATCGAATGCCAAGAATATTGAACATGATACACACCACAATTTCTTTTATGAGCGCAACATCATAGTGGAACCCAGCTTGCCGCCAGAGAAACTCTTAACCGAGAAAAAAGATAAAGGCGATGACTCGCAAGGCATACCAAAAGAGAAACTAAGACAAATGACATTGAAAag ACGTTTGTTTAAGCAGCTCAAGGGTCGAAAGGTGCGTGGACCCAAAAGACACAAGAAACGCAGTAATAAAGCTGCGAAAAAACACAagaaaccaaaatttttaaacag GTCTGAACCCATTGTTCCAGATCCGCAACAAGATTAA